A section of the Orenia marismortui DSM 5156 genome encodes:
- a CDS encoding HNH endonuclease, with the protein MSRNKFRNIHPKRTCDKVYKNYSSYKEFLAKDFNYKCGYCDDNSLLLGGPHNFHIDHFAPKKKFPELKSEYNNLVYSCPYCNQYKSDDWISDKADINIIDNRGYIDPCDLDYHNNFYRNKKGEIIPRTKVGIYMYRKLKLYLKRHSILWKIAKIRLLRKEIRSMLEDCGEDTEINDKLKNIYVQLGMQIDDFMDYLMGELKYD; encoded by the coding sequence ATGAGTAGAAACAAATTTAGAAATATACATCCTAAAAGAACTTGTGATAAAGTTTATAAAAATTATAGTTCTTATAAGGAATTTTTAGCAAAAGATTTTAATTATAAATGTGGGTATTGTGATGATAATAGTCTATTATTGGGTGGACCGCATAATTTTCATATAGATCATTTTGCTCCAAAGAAAAAATTTCCCGAATTAAAGTCAGAATACAATAATTTAGTATATTCATGCCCATATTGTAATCAGTATAAAAGTGATGATTGGATTTCTGATAAAGCAGATATAAATATAATAGATAATAGAGGATATATCGATCCATGTGATTTAGATTATCATAATAATTTCTATAGAAATAAAAAAGGAGAAATTATTCCTAGGACTAAAGTAGGTATTTATATGTATAGGAAATTAAAACTTTATTTAAAAAGACATAGTATTTTATGGAAAATAGCTAAGATAAGATTACTTAGGAAAGAAATTAGATCTATGTTAGAAGATTGTGGGGAAGATACAGAAATCAATGATAAGCTAAAAAATATATATGTACAATTAGGTATGCAAATTGATGATTTTATGGATTATTTAATGGGAGAATTAAAATATGACTAA
- the ltrA gene encoding group II intron reverse transcriptase/maturase encodes MNMASQITQYEWATVDQKNADIKWETIIWGSVIRKVNKLQSRIAKAITKRMKNLARKLQYLLSKSYYTKLLAIRQVTTNKGKKTAGVDKVLWSTATSKYINALKLTNKNYKAKALKRVHISKSNGKKRPLGIPTMHDRAMQALYAKTLDPISETTADKVSFGFRKYRSCDDAKEYLFKLLGKKISAQWILEGDIKGCFDNINHEWLKENILIDRKILNQFLKAGFIHNKKLFPTEKGTPQGGIISPILANMTLDGIEELLKRKYWSSSRGTINRKYNRANKVNLTRYADDFVVTATNKEVLEEIKELIEEFLKERGLELSREKTKITHINIGFDFLGWNFRKYNGKXIIKPSKESYKSIIKEIRNIIKKNRTAKQENLIKILNQKIRGWCNYHKSACSKKSYQSLDRDIFHALWSWAKRRHPNKTKQWIKDKYWVRSGTRDWIFSNGDIKXMVASNTKIIRHRLIKFAANPYLKEYDKYYLRRKLRLK; translated from the coding sequence ATGAATATGGCAAGCCAAATAACTCAATATGAGTGGGCGACCGTAGACCAGAAGAATGCGGATATCAAATGGGAAACAATAATTTGGGGATCTGTAATAAGAAAGGTTAATAAACTTCAATCGCGAATCGCTAAAGCAATAACTAAAAGAATGAAGAACTTAGCTAGAAAGCTACAATATTTATTATCAAAATCATATTATACAAAACTACTTGCCATAAGGCAAGTAACAACAAATAAAGGAAAGAAGACAGCAGGAGTAGATAAAGTATTATGGTCTACTGCTACAAGCAAATATATAAATGCCTTAAAATTAACTAATAAGAATTATAAAGCAAAAGCATTAAAAAGAGTGCATATTTCAAAGTCAAATGGGAAGAAAAGACCTTTGGGGATACCTACAATGCATGATAGAGCGATGCAAGCTTTATATGCCAAAACACTTGATCCGATATCAGAAACAACAGCAGATAAGGTGTCATTTGGCTTCAGAAAATATAGGAGTTGTGATGATGCCAAAGAATATCTGTTTAAATTATTAGGAAAAAAGATATCTGCTCAATGGATACTAGAAGGAGATATCAAAGGTTGTTTTGATAATATAAATCACGAATGGTTAAAAGAAAATATATTAATCGACAGAAAAATATTAAATCAGTTTCTTAAAGCAGGTTTTATTCATAACAAAAAGCTTTTTCCTACGGAAAAAGGAACTCCACAAGGTGGAATAATTTCACCTATTCTAGCTAATATGACACTAGATGGAATAGAAGAACTATTAAAGCGAAAATATTGGAGTAGTTCAAGAGGTACAATAAATAGAAAATATAACAGAGCTAATAAAGTAAATCTAACAAGATATGCAGATGATTTTGTGGTAACAGCCACAAATAAAGAAGTCCTAGAAGAAATAAAGGAATTGATTGAAGAATTTTTAAAAGAAAGAGGTCTCGAATTATCAAGAGAAAAGACCAAAATAACTCATATCAACATTGGATTTGACTTTCTAGGGTGGAACTTTAGAAAATATAATGGAAAATTNATTATAAAACCATCTAAAGAATCCTATAAATCAATAATAAAGGAAATTAGAAATATAATCAAGAAAAATAGGACAGCAAAACAAGAAAATTTAATTAAAATACTAAATCAAAAGATTAGAGGTTGGTGTAATTATCATAAAAGTGCATGTTCTAAAAAGAGTTATCAAAGTTTAGATAGGGATATATTTCATGCACTGTGGAGTTGGGCAAAGCGGAGACATCCAAATAAAACTAAACAATGGATAAAAGATAAATATTGGGTAAGAAGCGGAACTCGTGACTGGATATTCTCAAATGGNGATATCAAANTAATGGTTGCAAGTAATACGAAGATAATAAGGCATAGGTTAATAAAATTTGCAGCAAACCCGTATTTAAAAGAGTATGATAAATATTATTTACGAAGAAAGCTAAGATTGAAATAA
- a CDS encoding sensor histidine kinase, translating to MSQIPFKVSARTARLIGRENVANSEGAIIELVKNTYDADARTCIVYFDNKYNSTPKKLSKLEYNHFMKDHSQIIEETYELKGEEYCLKEIGKEVLDSLNHIFSKENSIYIIDNGEGMTREVIEKCWMTIGTDNKRENFKTENGRIKTGAKGIGRFALDRLGNKCEMITYSKKTNKSHKWSVNWNDFGKTGTSIDEVTANLDKIENSILYQEIESLLDNLGQAEDILNQKLYPNGTLIKISDLRDDWSDYYVNKIYTNLEMLIPPKEEMDKDNNFDIYVFSSLKKNKYGKIESSVGDDFDYKLHANIKEDGKVEIEIYRDEFNVSLIPKEIFNYKKMQQFPFDLETFRKGYFKIECSLEELLPGYKEYEGNIIDEIGSFEFKLYFMKKSYVRKKKKIYFYKNFNSSFRNKWLDQFGGIKLFRDNFRVRPYGEASGSSFDWLMLGDRVSKSPAAASHLRGSWRVRPNQIYGIISISRLNNINFEDKSSREGLQETKEFNIFKELIINIIREFERDRQTIMRIMKKYYEDNNKRESNKKKAKSIAKKIVSNTKKDKNLNQIIESKKEKSIKQEEQILAQSFLASEQEAQELLDELKLLRGLSTTGLVITSFAHEFKNLSARILPRTYELRNILKNLIDSKTLSNLKEYENPFIMIDDFETQDKKLKFWLDFALNVVKKDKRKRKKFDLYTVFKEFKRNWESALSSQAVQLNVPEPIDGEKCLKKVFLIDIDSIFNNLITNSLDAFIKRSDATNRREININMEEKNNKLYILYEDTGPGLSKNIGNPYKIFEPFFTTKRNKVGEKIGTGIGMWIVESTVEEYKGEIEILTPDESGFQIKIILPLNKYEGVIKK from the coding sequence TTGAGTCAGATACCATTTAAAGTTTCTGCAAGAACCGCTAGATTAATTGGAAGAGAAAATGTAGCTAATTCAGAAGGTGCAATAATTGAATTGGTAAAAAACACCTATGATGCAGATGCAAGAACTTGTATAGTTTATTTTGATAATAAATATAATAGCACTCCTAAAAAATTATCTAAACTTGAATATAACCATTTTATGAAAGACCATTCACAAATTATTGAAGAAACTTATGAATTGAAAGGAGAAGAATATTGTTTAAAAGAAATAGGTAAAGAAGTATTAGATAGTTTAAACCATATTTTTAGTAAAGAAAATAGTATTTATATAATTGATAATGGAGAAGGAATGACACGAGAAGTTATAGAAAAATGTTGGATGACAATAGGAACAGATAACAAACGAGAAAATTTCAAGACAGAGAATGGAAGAATTAAAACGGGGGCAAAGGGCATAGGGAGATTTGCTTTAGACCGATTAGGAAATAAATGTGAAATGATTACATATTCAAAGAAGACTAACAAAAGTCATAAGTGGAGTGTAAATTGGAACGATTTTGGAAAAACTGGAACTTCAATTGATGAAGTAACTGCCAATTTAGATAAAATAGAAAATTCAATTCTATATCAAGAAATTGAGTCTCTGTTAGATAATTTGGGACAGGCTGAAGATATTTTAAATCAAAAATTATATCCTAATGGGACACTTATAAAAATATCTGATTTAAGAGATGATTGGAGTGACTATTATGTTAATAAAATATATACTAATTTAGAGATGTTAATACCACCTAAGGAAGAAATGGATAAAGACAATAATTTTGATATATATGTATTTAGTTCTTTAAAGAAAAATAAATATGGCAAGATAGAATCTTCTGTTGGTGATGATTTTGATTATAAATTACATGCCAATATTAAAGAAGATGGGAAAGTAGAAATTGAAATTTATAGAGATGAATTTAATGTAAGTTTAATACCAAAAGAAATTTTTAATTATAAAAAAATGCAGCAATTTCCCTTTGATTTAGAAACTTTCAGAAAAGGATATTTTAAGATTGAGTGTTCACTTGAAGAATTATTGCCAGGTTACAAAGAATATGAAGGGAATATAATAGATGAAATAGGTTCTTTTGAGTTTAAATTATATTTCATGAAAAAATCATACGTAAGGAAGAAAAAGAAGATTTATTTTTATAAAAATTTCAATTCTTCTTTTAGAAATAAATGGTTAGACCAATTTGGAGGAATTAAATTATTTAGAGATAATTTTAGAGTTAGACCATATGGAGAAGCTAGTGGGTCATCTTTTGATTGGCTTATGCTAGGTGATAGAGTCAGCAAAAGTCCTGCTGCGGCAAGTCATCTAAGAGGTTCTTGGAGGGTAAGACCAAATCAAATTTATGGTATAATAAGTATATCAAGATTGAATAATATTAATTTTGAAGATAAGTCAAGTCGTGAAGGACTTCAAGAAACTAAAGAATTTAATATTTTCAAGGAATTAATTATTAATATTATTAGAGAATTTGAAAGAGATAGACAAACAATAATGAGAATTATGAAAAAATATTATGAGGATAATAACAAAAGAGAAAGTAACAAGAAGAAAGCAAAATCAATTGCTAAAAAGATAGTTTCAAATACTAAAAAAGATAAAAATTTAAACCAAATTATAGAATCCAAAAAAGAAAAATCAATAAAGCAAGAAGAACAAATTTTAGCTCAATCTTTTTTAGCATCTGAACAGGAAGCACAAGAGTTATTAGATGAATTAAAATTATTAAGAGGCTTATCTACTACTGGATTAGTTATAACATCATTTGCACATGAATTTAAAAATTTAAGTGCACGTATTTTACCACGAACATATGAATTGAGAAATATATTAAAGAACCTTATAGACTCTAAAACATTGTCCAATTTAAAAGAGTATGAGAATCCTTTTATTATGATAGATGACTTTGAAACTCAAGATAAAAAGCTTAAGTTTTGGTTAGATTTTGCACTGAATGTAGTAAAAAAAGACAAAAGAAAAAGAAAAAAATTTGATTTGTATACGGTTTTTAAAGAATTCAAGAGAAATTGGGAGTCAGCTCTATCATCCCAAGCAGTACAGTTGAATGTTCCTGAACCAATAGATGGAGAAAAATGTTTAAAGAAAGTTTTTTTAATAGATATAGATAGTATATTTAATAATTTAATAACCAATTCTTTAGATGCGTTTATTAAAAGAAGCGATGCGACCAATAGAAGAGAAATAAATATAAATATGGAAGAAAAAAACAATAAATTATATATTTTATATGAGGATACAGGTCCAGGTTTATCTAAAAATATAGGAAATCCTTATAAAATATTTGAACCTTTTTTTACAACTAAACGTAATAAAGTAGGTGAAAAAATTGGAACTGGTATTGGAATGTGGATAGTAGAGTCTACTGTTGAAGAATATAAAGGGGAAATTGAAATTTTGACACCAGATGAATCAGGATTTCAAATAAAAATAATTCTTCCATTAAATAAATATGAGGGGGTTATAAAAAAATGA
- a CDS encoding cyclase family protein produces MFKFIDLSHYFEDNMPGFKMKNEDGTYTKYTAEIKPFLTHEESKPKYQGKASFEITEILFQTSLGTYLDSPYHRYPEGRDISEIKIDEVILSGVVIDVRGKNEFESIGVDIIPNDLKLEGKAVLFNFGWDKYWGEDKYHSYPYISEELIEYLINEGVRLVGVDTLNIDSSRKMNRPAHTLLLKNEIFIVENLTGLEELHGEKFRFFAVPLKAKNVAALSIRAFAEILE; encoded by the coding sequence ATGTTTAAATTTATTGATTTAAGTCATTATTTTGAAGATAATATGCCAGGATTTAAAATGAAAAATGAGGATGGTACTTATACTAAATATACAGCAGAGATAAAGCCGTTTTTAACTCATGAAGAATCAAAACCTAAATATCAAGGAAAAGCTTCTTTTGAGATAACAGAAATTTTATTTCAAACTTCACTTGGTACTTATCTTGATTCACCTTATCATAGGTATCCAGAAGGTAGAGATATTAGTGAAATTAAAATTGATGAGGTAATTCTGTCAGGTGTTGTTATAGATGTTCGGGGAAAGAATGAATTTGAATCAATAGGTGTAGATATTATTCCGAATGATTTAAAGTTAGAAGGCAAAGCAGTTTTATTTAATTTTGGGTGGGATAAATATTGGGGTGAAGATAAATATCATTCATATCCATATATATCAGAAGAATTAATAGAATATTTAATTAATGAAGGAGTAAGACTTGTTGGGGTTGACACATTAAATATTGATAGTTCAAGAAAAATGAATCGTCCTGCTCATACTTTATTACTTAAGAATGAAATTTTTATAGTAGAGAATTTAACAGGGTTAGAAGAATTACATGGAGAAAAATTTAGATTTTTTGCAGTTCCTTTGAAAGCTAAAAATGTTGCGGCTTTATCAATTAGAGCTTTTGCAGAAATTTTAGAGTAA
- a CDS encoding EFR1 family ferrodoxin (N-terminal region resembles flavodoxins. C-terminal ferrodoxin region binds two 4Fe-4S clusters.), producing MKILILYFSGTGNTYFIANMIYINFKEDNYKIQLSSIENFLPENVKGYDILIFGFPIYACDMPLFLQEYVDRMSLPKSRGVMLFSTFGFYAGNSLRRTAKKFIDKGFIPLVSEEVKMPGSDGLAFMKKDSNFVNKVLSKNYLENPIIKNYVNKIYNFIDKNTDKLKQELNREDLVMSKLKARGVVLDSFVKMIYNPGERFIKNRFWADNKCIKCRLCEKICPANNIRVTNNEVIFSNQCYLCMRCIHQCPVESIQIGKWTVDKFRWQGPNNDYKPAKLLNKT from the coding sequence ATGAAAATATTAATTTTATATTTTAGCGGAACTGGTAATACCTATTTTATTGCCAATATGATATATATAAATTTTAAGGAAGATAATTATAAAATTCAGCTATCATCTATAGAAAATTTTTTGCCTGAAAATGTAAAAGGATATGATATTCTTATCTTTGGTTTTCCAATCTATGCTTGTGATATGCCATTATTTTTGCAGGAATATGTAGATCGAATGTCCCTTCCTAAAAGTAGAGGAGTTATGTTATTTTCCACTTTTGGATTTTATGCAGGTAATTCTTTAAGAAGAACAGCAAAAAAATTTATTGATAAAGGTTTCATTCCATTAGTTTCAGAAGAAGTTAAGATGCCAGGATCAGATGGTTTAGCTTTTATGAAAAAAGACTCAAATTTTGTGAATAAAGTTCTGTCAAAAAATTATTTAGAAAATCCAATTATTAAAAATTATGTGAATAAGATTTATAATTTTATTGATAAAAATACTGATAAACTAAAGCAAGAATTAAATAGAGAAGATTTAGTAATGTCAAAATTAAAGGCAAGAGGAGTAGTATTAGATTCTTTTGTAAAAATGATTTATAATCCTGGTGAAAGATTTATTAAGAATAGGTTTTGGGCTGACAATAAATGCATTAAATGTAGACTCTGTGAGAAAATTTGTCCTGCTAATAATATAAGGGTAACAAATAATGAAGTTATATTTTCAAATCAATGTTATTTATGCATGAGATGTATTCATCAATGTCCAGTTGAATCAATACAGATTGGGAAATGGACTGTAGATAAATTTAGGTGGCAAGGACCTAATAATGATTATAAGCCTGCTAAACTATTGAATAAAACGTAA
- a CDS encoding L-2-amino-thiazoline-4-carboxylic acid hydrolase: MKFYEAKKLKPQNGAMDSVAQLDIMKGMKHILNDEIGSMKATSILLKAFLWDPIFNKPGWKPELFDLPNKEVRQTYEKKFKDLTPFICLFNRLKKNHRIEQVQIIMAKLSVPASVPYLAKTFKPNPDIKDIDEFRQDMTDYLGKGTGFEWTEEVSADKKEVIYKFTRCAYIEILRAYGMEYAASMVCYCDHIIFDNCTPELYFKRDHCKGVGDGYCDHHYKIRKQTDAENDDKRYGDTKKAPYDAMAIIKKWEKNYKENDGQFKW, from the coding sequence ATGAAATTTTATGAAGCTAAAAAATTAAAGCCACAAAATGGTGCAATGGATTCTGTAGCACAACTAGATATTATGAAAGGAATGAAGCATATCCTGAATGATGAGATTGGAAGTATGAAGGCTACCAGTATACTCTTGAAAGCATTTTTATGGGATCCAATCTTTAATAAACCAGGCTGGAAGCCAGAACTATTTGATTTACCAAATAAGGAAGTTAGACAGACTTATGAAAAGAAATTTAAAGATTTAACTCCTTTTATATGTTTGTTTAATAGATTAAAGAAAAATCATAGGATAGAACAAGTCCAAATTATTATGGCAAAATTAAGTGTTCCTGCTTCAGTACCTTATTTGGCAAAAACTTTTAAACCAAATCCTGATATAAAAGATATTGATGAATTTAGACAAGATATGACCGATTATCTTGGTAAAGGAACCGGCTTTGAGTGGACAGAAGAGGTATCAGCAGATAAAAAGGAAGTGATTTATAAATTTACAAGGTGTGCCTATATTGAAATTCTTCGAGCATATGGAATGGAGTATGCAGCATCAATGGTCTGTTATTGTGATCATATTATCTTTGATAATTGCACCCCTGAACTATATTTTAAGAGAGACCACTGTAAGGGTGTAGGTGATGGTTATTGTGACCATCATTATAAAATAAGAAAACAGACCGATGCTGAAAATGATGATAAGAGATATGGGGATACTAAGAAAGCACCTTATGATGCAATGGCAATTATTAAAAAGTGGGAAAAAAATTATAAAGAAAATGATGGACAATTTAAGTGGTAG
- a CDS encoding TetR/AcrR family transcriptional regulator codes for MSPKLVNVEQKRKEIIEGTLMALSKKELSELKIADIAKEINMGQSTIYEYFKNKDELIKQALEYFLQELYIPEENEELTVLEEFELILEKFKRQIEEERTNEINILIDVFYQGIKGDFEKLGEVYSDYIDYMVERINRDQKRGIIREDINPQALISWVGATFDGLWIQSLLRPKDFDVDKIFNSFLKAIEIYIKKD; via the coding sequence ATGTCTCCAAAATTAGTTAATGTTGAGCAAAAAAGAAAAGAAATCATTGAAGGTACATTGATGGCTTTGTCTAAAAAAGAGTTGAGTGAATTAAAAATAGCTGATATTGCTAAAGAAATCAATATGGGGCAGAGTACTATTTATGAATATTTTAAGAATAAAGATGAACTGATTAAACAAGCATTGGAATATTTCTTACAAGAGTTATATATTCCAGAAGAAAATGAGGAACTAACTGTTTTAGAAGAATTTGAATTGATTTTAGAAAAATTCAAAAGGCAAATTGAAGAAGAAAGAACAAATGAAATCAATATTCTGATTGATGTTTTTTATCAAGGGATTAAAGGAGATTTTGAAAAATTAGGAGAAGTATATAGCGATTATATTGATTATATGGTAGAAAGGATAAATCGAGATCAAAAGCGAGGAATAATTAGAGAGGATATTAATCCTCAAGCTTTAATTTCTTGGGTAGGAGCTACTTTTGATGGATTATGGATTCAAAGTTTATTAAGACCAAAAGATTTTGATGTTGATAAAATTTTCAATTCCTTTTTAAAAGCAATAGAAATTTATATTAAAAAAGATTAA
- a CDS encoding Eco57I restriction-modification methylase domain-containing protein: protein MTNKKKNGVYYTPNVLANFMVNYIIDNFDLNNNLNILEPSCGDGIFLKYLFNNSDILSKDIKIDIIEINSKELKKSLERINRLKTNSVKVKDYNIDYLEYNTDTKYDIVIGNPPYITRKYLSEKQIKLCEKMLGEMKISNKKIMNIWIYFLLRAISQLKEKGMLFFVLPAEILQVSYAKSLRKYLNEEFDQIKIFGFDELIFDNIEQDVILFLGIKSSSIKGISFELIDNLEELKKGDFLSNESLFHVKSNEKWTKYILSTEELNLIDNLKNKLKLKKVSDICNSSTGIVTGANKFFIVTNDIIKKYNLKKFALPILKRSFYLPNNSVMLTNEDFDIICSEGKDCNLLYFDKKDSNKFEDKVRIYLNKGINEGINERYKCNKRKLWYKIPNIWKSEGIFFKRSHLYPKIIVNEANVLVTDTAYRIKMKDTYDIKSFIFSFYNSLTLTFAELDGRFYGGGVLEIIPSEFKGLLLPYIKISDIDFNTLDKMFREGKNINQILQYTNEILLLKKLGLDKVTLKKIEIIRKKLLYRRIKN from the coding sequence ATGACTAATAAAAAAAAGAATGGAGTTTATTACACACCAAATGTTTTAGCAAATTTTATGGTAAATTATATAATAGATAATTTTGATTTAAATAATAATTTAAATATTTTAGAGCCAAGTTGTGGTGATGGAATATTTCTTAAATATTTATTTAATAACTCAGATATTTTATCTAAAGATATTAAGATAGATATTATTGAAATAAACTCTAAAGAATTAAAAAAATCATTAGAAAGAATTAATAGATTGAAGACTAATTCTGTAAAAGTAAAAGATTATAATATTGATTATTTAGAATATAATACTGATACTAAATATGATATAGTTATTGGGAATCCACCATATATTACAAGAAAATATCTATCAGAAAAACAAATTAAACTATGTGAGAAGATGCTGGGTGAAATGAAAATAAGTAACAAAAAAATAATGAATATTTGGATTTATTTTCTTTTAAGAGCTATAAGCCAGTTGAAAGAAAAAGGGATGTTATTTTTTGTATTACCAGCTGAAATTTTACAGGTTAGCTATGCTAAGAGCTTACGAAAGTATTTAAATGAAGAGTTTGATCAGATAAAAATATTTGGGTTTGATGAATTAATATTTGATAATATCGAACAAGATGTAATTTTATTTCTAGGTATAAAATCTTCTTCTATAAAAGGAATTAGTTTTGAATTAATTGATAATTTAGAAGAACTGAAAAAAGGTGATTTTCTTTCAAATGAATCTTTATTTCATGTAAAATCAAATGAAAAATGGACTAAATATATTTTATCTACTGAAGAATTAAATTTAATTGATAATCTAAAAAATAAATTAAAATTAAAAAAAGTGAGTGATATATGTAATTCTTCAACAGGAATTGTAACAGGAGCTAATAAATTTTTTATTGTTACTAATGACATAATAAAGAAATATAATTTAAAAAAATTTGCTCTACCTATATTAAAAAGAAGTTTTTACTTACCAAATAACAGTGTAATGTTAACAAATGAAGATTTTGATATTATTTGTTCTGAAGGTAAGGATTGCAATTTATTATATTTTGATAAAAAAGATAGTAATAAATTTGAGGATAAGGTTAGGATATATTTAAATAAAGGTATTAATGAAGGAATAAATGAAAGGTATAAATGTAACAAAAGAAAACTATGGTATAAAATCCCTAATATTTGGAAGTCGGAAGGTATCTTTTTTAAAAGAAGTCATTTATATCCTAAAATTATTGTTAATGAAGCAAATGTTTTAGTAACGGATACAGCTTATAGAATAAAAATGAAAGATACATATGATATAAAAAGTTTTATTTTTTCTTTCTACAATTCATTGACTCTTACTTTTGCAGAATTAGATGGTAGATTTTATGGTGGTGGAGTATTAGAGATTATTCCTAGTGAATTTAAAGGTCTATTATTACCATATATTAAAATTAGTGATATTGATTTCAATACCTTAGATAAGATGTTTAGGGAAGGAAAAAATATAAATCAAATTTTACAATATACAAATGAGATATTATTATTAAAAAAATTAGGATTAGATAAAGTAACATTAAAAAAAATAGAAATTATAAGAAAAAAGTTATTATATAGAAGAATAAAGAACTAG